In a single window of the Mesorhizobium shangrilense genome:
- a CDS encoding alpha-ketoglutarate-dependent dioxygenase AlkB family protein has product MLVLPEGIRHMPGYLDPAAQDALLADIRAVVAEAPLYVPTMPKTGKPMSVRMTNCGSLGWVTDRDRGYRYQATHPVTGRPWPAMPERLLAVWRALSDYPHPPEACLVNFYTAEAKMGLHQDRDEQDFDAPVVSLSLGDACLFRVGENTRQGNTVSFRLESGDAVILGGEGRLAFHGVDRIYPETSTLLKNGGRINLTLRRVTRPAAA; this is encoded by the coding sequence ATGCTGGTCCTGCCGGAAGGCATCCGTCACATGCCGGGCTATCTCGATCCCGCCGCGCAGGATGCGCTGCTGGCCGATATCCGCGCCGTCGTCGCCGAGGCTCCCCTCTACGTGCCGACGATGCCCAAGACCGGCAAGCCGATGAGCGTGCGCATGACCAATTGCGGATCGCTCGGCTGGGTGACCGACCGGGACCGCGGCTATCGCTACCAGGCCACCCATCCGGTCACCGGACGGCCGTGGCCGGCAATGCCGGAGCGCCTGCTTGCCGTCTGGCGCGCGCTTTCGGATTACCCGCATCCGCCGGAAGCGTGCCTGGTCAATTTCTATACGGCCGAGGCGAAGATGGGCCTGCATCAGGATCGCGACGAGCAGGATTTCGACGCGCCGGTGGTGTCGCTCTCCCTCGGCGACGCTTGCCTGTTCCGGGTGGGCGAGAATACGCGCCAGGGCAATACGGTCTCGTTCCGGCTCGAGAGCGGCGACGCCGTCATCCTCGGCGGGGAAGGGCGGCTCGCCTTCCACGGGGTCGACCGCATCTACCCCGAAACCTCCACGCTGCTGAAGAATGGCGGCCGCATAAACCTCACGCTGAGGCGGGTGACCAGGCCGGCGGCGGCATAG
- a CDS encoding HlyD family secretion protein, producing MSLLCSIPLAASLFSACASPPLAVGYVEGEFVLLAPIETAQVIDVAVRRGDRVEPGGKIATLDRGDAEIAVAQAEAALAQAEAQLADLKVGKRPEEIAVLEAAVRSAEAEQQEAERVLVRVQDLHEKGIATRASLDEATTQLQVAQAAIGQAQANLDVAHLPARAEAIKAADNQVRQSRAALDQARWRLSKRDIMAPATGRIDDVIRNPGDLAGPTSPVVSMLPDGAVKLKVYVPEAHFSSVEVGTLLNVRCDGCADGLTARVSYVSPDPEFTPPVIYSLETRQKLVYLVEARPEGDARALQPGQIVDVSLGE from the coding sequence ATGAGCCTCCTCTGCTCGATCCCCCTGGCGGCTTCGCTGTTCTCGGCCTGTGCGTCGCCGCCGCTCGCCGTCGGCTATGTCGAGGGCGAATTCGTGTTGCTGGCGCCGATCGAGACGGCGCAGGTGATCGACGTGGCGGTCAGGCGAGGCGACCGGGTGGAACCAGGTGGCAAGATCGCGACGCTTGACCGGGGAGACGCCGAGATCGCCGTTGCACAGGCAGAAGCCGCACTCGCCCAGGCCGAAGCGCAGCTCGCCGACCTGAAAGTGGGAAAACGGCCCGAAGAGATCGCGGTGCTGGAGGCGGCGGTCCGCTCCGCCGAGGCCGAGCAGCAGGAGGCCGAACGGGTCCTCGTCCGCGTGCAGGACCTTCACGAGAAGGGCATCGCCACGCGCGCCTCGCTCGACGAGGCGACAACGCAGCTCCAGGTCGCGCAGGCCGCGATCGGCCAGGCGCAGGCCAACCTGGACGTGGCACATCTTCCGGCACGCGCCGAGGCGATCAAGGCGGCAGACAACCAGGTGCGGCAGTCGCGGGCGGCACTCGACCAGGCGCGCTGGCGGCTTTCCAAGCGCGACATCATGGCCCCCGCCACCGGGCGGATCGATGACGTCATCCGCAATCCCGGCGACCTGGCGGGACCGACGTCCCCCGTGGTCTCGATGCTGCCCGATGGCGCGGTGAAGCTGAAGGTCTACGTGCCCGAAGCACACTTCTCCTCCGTAGAGGTTGGCACCCTCCTCAATGTGCGCTGCGACGGCTGCGCGGACGGGCTGACGGCCAGGGTGAGCTACGTGTCGCCCGACCCCGAATTCACGCCGCCGGTCATCTACTCGCTCGAGACCAGGCAGAAGCTCGTCTATCTCGTCGAGGCGCGGCCCGAGGGCGACGCGCGGGCGCTTCAGCCGGGCCAGATCGTGGATGTGAGTTTAGGGGAGTAG
- a CDS encoding CerR family C-terminal domain-containing protein has product MSTIEKVPPTPPRQAANSADQTRLALIHAALQLFGSRGFEGTSTREIAAAAKANIGSIAYHFGSKEGLRQACAEHIAQTMTTLSAHVLAAAPDPFELSPQAARKLLKDILGTMTTFLVSRPESGEFVQFILRELAHPTAALDTIYNRMFAPMHMRICQVWAAITGEDAEAPATRIAVFTLIGQIVYFRIGREAVLRRMEWTDIGADEARQIVEAVTANLDAILAAHGAPPQDKVN; this is encoded by the coding sequence ATGAGCACCATCGAGAAAGTGCCCCCGACACCCCCAAGGCAAGCCGCGAATTCGGCCGACCAGACGCGACTGGCCCTCATCCATGCAGCACTGCAGCTGTTCGGCAGCCGCGGCTTCGAAGGCACCTCGACGCGCGAGATCGCAGCCGCCGCCAAGGCCAACATTGGCTCGATCGCCTATCACTTCGGCAGCAAGGAGGGTTTGCGCCAGGCCTGTGCGGAGCACATTGCGCAGACGATGACCACACTCTCGGCGCACGTTCTCGCCGCAGCCCCCGATCCCTTCGAACTCTCTCCGCAAGCAGCGCGCAAGCTGCTGAAGGACATCCTCGGGACGATGACGACCTTTCTCGTCAGCCGACCGGAGTCGGGGGAGTTCGTGCAGTTCATCCTGCGTGAGTTGGCGCATCCGACCGCGGCGCTCGACACCATCTACAACCGCATGTTCGCGCCCATGCACATGCGGATCTGCCAGGTCTGGGCGGCCATCACGGGCGAAGATGCCGAGGCGCCAGCAACGCGCATCGCCGTGTTCACGCTGATCGGCCAGATCGTCTACTTCCGCATCGGCCGCGAGGCGGTGCTGCGCCGGATGGAGTGGACCGACATCGGCGCAGACGAAGCACGGCAGATTGTCGAGGCGGTCACGGCGAACCTCGACGCCATCCTGGCCGCACACGGTGCTCCGCCGCAGGACAAGGTCAACTGA
- a CDS encoding lipo-like protein, with protein MTETTETLLDRLGRLMARKLESASSGYEPYTPSDPDTLRRTLEPGDVLLIEGNQRVSAVIKYLTQSTWSHSALYVGDALPAPADGSERPRLIEVNLGDGCVAVPLSKYKTYNTRICRANGLSPDDRAYVVDFMVGKLGLKYDLKNITDMLRYFLPFPLPVPVRWRRRMIAFGSGDPTRAICSSLIAEAYEHIRYPILPEITRAPGRASAQSAFSRREIMHIRHHSLYTPRDFDLSPYFRIVKPTLEYGFDYRQVTWHEPRSEQLAHPVPDRSEVQRKDGEADGRSAS; from the coding sequence ATGACTGAGACCACCGAAACGCTGCTCGACCGGCTTGGGCGCCTGATGGCGCGCAAACTCGAATCCGCCTCGTCGGGCTACGAGCCCTATACGCCGTCGGATCCGGACACATTGCGCCGGACACTCGAGCCCGGAGACGTCCTCCTGATCGAAGGCAACCAGCGCGTGTCGGCGGTGATCAAGTACCTGACGCAGTCGACCTGGTCGCATTCCGCGCTCTATGTCGGCGACGCCCTGCCTGCGCCTGCCGACGGCTCCGAGCGCCCGCGCCTCATCGAGGTCAATCTGGGCGACGGCTGCGTGGCGGTGCCGCTGTCCAAGTACAAGACCTACAACACCCGCATCTGCCGGGCGAACGGCCTGTCCCCTGACGACCGCGCCTATGTGGTGGACTTCATGGTCGGCAAGCTCGGGCTGAAATACGACCTGAAGAACATCACCGACATGCTGCGCTATTTCCTGCCGTTCCCCTTGCCGGTCCCGGTGCGTTGGCGCCGCCGCATGATCGCCTTCGGTTCAGGCGATCCGACGCGCGCGATCTGCTCCAGCTTGATCGCCGAGGCCTACGAGCACATCCGCTACCCCATCCTGCCGGAGATCACGCGCGCGCCGGGCCGCGCGTCGGCCCAGTCGGCGTTCTCGCGGCGCGAGATCATGCACATCCGGCACCACTCGCTCTACACGCCGCGCGACTTCGACCTGTCGCCGTATTTCCGTATCGTGAAGCCGACGCTGGAATACGGTTTCGACTATCGCCAGGTCACCTGGCACGAACCGCGTTCCGAACAGTTGGCACATCCGGTGCCCGATCGATCGGAGGTCCAGCGCAAGGATGGCGAGGCCGACGGGCGATCCGCATCATGA
- a CDS encoding ABC transporter ATP-binding protein, whose amino-acid sequence MDVINVTNLVKRYGAKTVVDHVTMTVTEGEIVGFLGPNGSGKTTTIRIMCGLLTPDEGDGKVLGYDLRTESLKIKREVGYMTQKFSFYEDLTIAENLMFVARLYELKPPKEHVDRTLQELGLTSRQDQLAGTLSGGWKQRLALAACIMHKPRLLLLDEPTAGVDPKARREFWDEIHRLARGGLTVLVSTHYMDEAERCHRISYISYGKLLATGTVEDVIRNAGLSTFVVSGDGLNEIAEELQGRPGVEQVAPFGATLHVVGSDRAALEASLEDIKAREHVSVEAGETSLEDVFIQFMAGSKDNMA is encoded by the coding sequence ATGGACGTCATCAACGTTACCAATCTCGTGAAGCGCTACGGCGCCAAGACCGTCGTCGACCATGTGACGATGACCGTCACCGAAGGCGAGATCGTCGGCTTCCTCGGTCCCAACGGGTCGGGCAAGACGACGACGATCCGCATCATGTGCGGGCTGCTCACGCCCGACGAGGGCGACGGCAAGGTGCTCGGCTACGACCTCAGGACCGAGAGCCTGAAGATCAAGCGCGAGGTCGGCTACATGACGCAGAAGTTCTCGTTCTACGAGGACCTGACCATCGCCGAAAACCTTATGTTCGTCGCCCGGCTCTATGAGCTCAAGCCGCCCAAGGAGCATGTCGACCGCACGCTTCAGGAACTCGGCCTGACCTCGCGGCAGGACCAGCTTGCCGGCACGCTGTCGGGCGGGTGGAAGCAGCGGCTGGCGCTGGCGGCCTGTATCATGCACAAGCCGAGGCTCCTGCTGCTGGACGAGCCGACGGCGGGCGTCGACCCCAAGGCGCGCCGCGAATTCTGGGACGAGATCCACCGGCTGGCGCGCGGCGGGCTCACCGTACTGGTCTCCACCCACTACATGGACGAAGCAGAGCGCTGCCATCGGATCAGCTATATCTCCTACGGAAAGCTGCTCGCGACCGGCACGGTCGAGGATGTGATCCGCAACGCGGGCCTCTCCACCTTCGTCGTCAGCGGCGACGGGCTCAACGAGATCGCCGAGGAGCTCCAGGGCCGCCCCGGCGTCGAACAGGTGGCGCCATTCGGCGCGACGCTGCATGTCGTCGGCTCCGACCGGGCGGCGCTCGAGGCATCCCTCGAGGACATCAAGGCGAGGGAGCACGTCTCCGTAGAGGCGGGCGAGACCAGCCTCGAGGACGTCTTCATCCAGTTCATGGCCGGCTCCAAGGACAACATGGCATGA
- a CDS encoding threonine ammonia-lyase — MTIHAPAVPTIEDVHAAAARIKGHAIETPLLESPALNDRVGGRVLFKPEVLQRTGSFKFRGAYNKISSLSPEERARGIVAYSSGNHAQGVAAAAKLFGIDAVIAMPIDAPAIKRRNVDAMGATVITFDRFKDDRDAVVKSYVDAGRVLVKPFDDPMIIAGQGTIGLELVAQAADLGAKLDAVVSPCGGGGLISGIALAVKALLPSTEVWAAEPENFDDTRRSLAEGRRVANASGFRSICDAILTPEPGEITFEINRRALSGAVAVSEKDTAAAMRDAASHLKLVVEPGGVVGLAAVGSGQIDLSGRCVAVVLSGGNVDLSVYARLLSEA, encoded by the coding sequence ATGACCATCCACGCCCCAGCCGTGCCCACCATCGAGGACGTCCACGCTGCGGCGGCCCGCATCAAGGGCCACGCAATCGAGACGCCGCTGCTCGAATCGCCCGCCCTCAACGATCGCGTCGGCGGCCGCGTCCTGTTCAAGCCCGAGGTGCTGCAGCGCACCGGATCCTTCAAGTTCCGTGGCGCCTACAACAAGATCTCATCCCTCAGTCCGGAGGAACGGGCGCGCGGCATCGTGGCCTATTCGTCGGGCAACCATGCACAGGGCGTCGCCGCGGCGGCCAAGTTGTTCGGCATCGACGCGGTGATCGCGATGCCGATCGACGCGCCGGCGATCAAGCGCCGCAATGTCGATGCGATGGGCGCCACCGTGATCACCTTCGACCGCTTCAAGGACGACCGCGACGCGGTGGTGAAGTCCTACGTCGATGCGGGTCGGGTGCTTGTAAAACCGTTCGACGATCCGATGATCATCGCGGGGCAGGGCACGATCGGACTGGAGCTGGTTGCGCAGGCCGCCGACCTGGGAGCGAAGCTGGACGCCGTCGTGTCGCCTTGCGGCGGCGGTGGGCTGATCAGCGGCATCGCGCTTGCCGTGAAGGCGCTGTTGCCGAGCACCGAGGTTTGGGCTGCCGAGCCGGAGAATTTTGACGACACGCGCCGCTCGCTGGCCGAAGGCAGGCGCGTCGCCAACGCGTCCGGCTTCCGCTCGATCTGCGACGCCATCCTGACGCCCGAGCCGGGCGAGATCACCTTCGAGATCAACCGAAGAGCGCTGAGCGGTGCGGTCGCCGTTTCCGAGAAAGATACCGCGGCCGCCATGCGCGATGCCGCGTCGCATCTGAAGCTGGTCGTCGAACCTGGAGGGGTGGTCGGCCTTGCGGCGGTCGGGTCCGGTCAGATCGACCTGAGCGGCAGATGCGTGGCCGTCGTGCTGTCGGGCGGCAACGTCGACCTCAGCGTCTATGCAAGGTTGCTGTCGGAGGCCTGA
- a CDS encoding ABC transporter permease gives MRSVFSFPRLGALLMKEFIQMRRDRITFAMMLGVPLMQLVLFGFAINNDPKSLPAALVATSNDNYTRAIVSALQVTGYYRFDHIARSAAEAEALLARGDVSFVVTIPSDFARRVVRGDKPQILIEADATDPAASSGAISTLSTLASQALLREQGMQQAAAENADSALSVVVHRRYNPEGISQYNIVPGLLGVILQMTMVMMTSMALTRETERGTMENLLAMPANPAEIMLGKVLPFLGVGAVQVAVVLVAAKLLFGVPFIGSLAMLLSAVFAFVLALVLLGYTISTVARTQMQAMQLTFFFFLPSILLSGFMFPYRGMPQWAQYLGEILPLTHFLRIIRAVMLKGADFAAISTEVVWLCGFILFFAVLALLRFRRTLD, from the coding sequence ATGAGGAGCGTCTTCTCCTTCCCGCGGCTGGGCGCGCTCCTCATGAAGGAGTTCATCCAGATGCGGCGCGACCGCATCACCTTCGCCATGATGCTCGGCGTGCCGCTGATGCAGCTCGTGCTGTTCGGCTTTGCCATCAACAACGACCCCAAGAGCCTGCCGGCCGCACTGGTGGCGACCAGCAACGACAACTACACGCGCGCCATCGTCTCGGCGCTGCAGGTGACCGGCTACTACCGCTTCGATCACATCGCGAGAAGCGCCGCGGAGGCTGAGGCGCTCCTCGCCCGCGGGGATGTTTCGTTCGTCGTTACCATCCCGTCGGACTTCGCCCGGCGGGTCGTGCGGGGCGACAAGCCGCAAATCCTCATCGAGGCCGACGCCACCGATCCGGCCGCCTCCAGCGGCGCCATCTCGACGCTGTCCACGCTGGCCTCGCAGGCGCTGCTGCGCGAACAGGGGATGCAGCAGGCGGCGGCCGAGAACGCCGACAGCGCGCTCTCGGTGGTCGTCCATCGCCGCTACAACCCCGAAGGCATCTCGCAATACAACATCGTGCCCGGACTGCTGGGCGTCATCCTGCAGATGACCATGGTGATGATGACCTCGATGGCGCTGACGCGGGAGACGGAGCGGGGCACCATGGAGAACCTGCTCGCCATGCCGGCCAACCCCGCCGAGATCATGCTCGGCAAGGTGCTGCCGTTCCTGGGGGTGGGCGCGGTGCAGGTGGCGGTGGTGCTGGTGGCGGCAAAGCTGCTGTTCGGCGTGCCCTTCATCGGTTCCCTGGCGATGCTCCTGTCCGCCGTATTCGCCTTTGTGCTCGCGCTGGTGCTGCTGGGCTACACGATCTCGACGGTCGCCCGTACTCAGATGCAGGCCATGCAACTGACCTTCTTCTTCTTCCTTCCCTCGATCCTGCTCTCGGGATTCATGTTCCCTTATCGCGGCATGCCGCAATGGGCCCAGTATCTCGGCGAGATCCTGCCGCTGACGCATTTCCTCAGGATCATCCGCGCCGTGATGCTCAAGGGCGCCGACTTCGCAGCCATCTCGACGGAAGTCGTGTGGCTCTGCGGGTTCATCCTGTTTTTCGCCGTATTGGCTCTGTTGAGGTTCCGACGCACGCTCGATTGA